Genomic window (Pyrus communis chromosome 13, drPyrComm1.1, whole genome shotgun sequence):
CCATTTTACATAACAGAGCAAGAACTTGGAAATTGGTCAAAATTGCGGTGACATCTCTGGAAATATTAAAGACATTCCACTGGTCCTCAATGATATTGTACGAAGGAATAAGATTTACACATTTTTTTGGCAGAACCCTGCTACCCAAATGCTGCCCTGATACGAGCTGATACTTCTGCACTCACTTTCACcaagaaaaaaggaaacaaaactaGACTGTTTTTGAGATGAGGTCTTCTGACCAAGTGCTGATGTTTTGCCTTGTGGTGGAGATTGTTTCCTCTTACTTGAATGTACGAAATGATTTGGATTGAGAGAAAGACAACCCTACCTTCATAATggtatattttaaaataagcTACGATCTAcgcagaaaaataaacaaattcacaTGCTAGATGAACTCATGGATTTTTGCTGGCATATATACCCATGCCTACgaattaaaatttttgaattGTTCACCAACTTTTGTCAGCCTTCTGTTTGTTGCGACCTGTGAAGATATTTAATAAGTTTGCAGTGCTCATTATATtaacttttggtttttttttgtcctaAATTCAACAGTAGGCCGAGATGGAGAATGGGAAATAAAGAACTATCTCAGTTGTGGAAGTGGGCAGATCAGAATCCGGTATGCTAGATTGCTATTTATGACAAGATTGTTGAAATAAATCTGGCTTCAAACATGACAAACATTCACAAGGTTTTGAATATATGCAATTATTTTTTGCAACCTCCAATGTTTCACAAGCTTCACCGATTCTGTATTTAAATATTgagacaaagtttgatttattttcaagaGTGGCGGTGATCATCACGAGGAAATGTACACCCCCACACTCACAcagtatatataaataattatattatcAGCTGTTAACAAAAAAAGTTAATAGCATCTTGCTGATTCTTCATGGTTCATACCTACTGTCCTTTCTGAATTAGTACTTTTATACTCATAGAATATCAGTTCAGTTCTTACTATAAAGAAGACAAAGATTACAAATCAAGTTGTTGAGGAAGAAACATGTAAATATGTAGCAATATGTTCCTTTCAGTATTGTTGTTTGATAgttcttttttacttctccagATTGCTTTAACTGATCCTCAACGTGTTCGAACACCTTCCATCACTGAGTACTGGAAGCCCTTGGTTGAAGATGTAAGTACTATTTACTTCTCAATGCCCAAAGTAGCATGTTGTGTGTGTGTACTCGCGCTCACTCTTGTCCCTTCTCATGctatggattttttattttctcattaaCTGTTTAGTAAGATGAATTTCTTTGAGTTACAGATGGATCCAGCAGCTGGAATAGAACCTGAGTATCACCACAAAAATAGCCGAGTGAGTTTTCTTCCAGAATTTTGGGTCAATATCAGAAGACAATCATATAGATAAAAGCTGGGTTGCATTTTGACTAGGGTTCATTGGTAATATAGAGTGCTATTTTATTTAATAGCTGTTCAACTGTTTCACAATGTGATTCAATGTGCATTACCTCTTGCTGTTGAATATTAGAATTGTTGAAACTCAAACTAGTGTTCcacttaaaatttgattttgttttatcCAATAGTAAAATTTCAACATGCAGGTTTATTGCTGGAAAGGTCTTCGATTTTCAGCTAGACAAGACTTGGAAGGATTTTCTCGAGTATGAATATAACTATGTTTGCATAGTTAATgtattatttcatttttcactGAGCTTTACACCACTTGTGTGGATGTCATTGCAGTTTACTGAACATGGTATTGAAGGAGTTGTACCGCTGGAACTTTTGACTCCTGAGGAGCGGTCTAAATACCAAGCTAAACCAAATGACAGGTCTAAACGTGCTAAAAAGGAGGAATCAAAAGGTGCTGCACATCGATTAGAAGAAAATCAGGTATATAATTGGCAGTGTGTTGAATTTGTAGCGTTTTATTGTAGACATCTTTGATTCCTGTAGAAAGTTGAATATGCAAATGAGGAAATAATATGAATAATGTGTATGTGTTTGTTTGTGCGTGTATATTGCCGATGAGATTTAGAAACAAACATCTTTATTATTTAGACATAACGTTACATGGCTGCATAACACCTGATCTGTGCTATGCATCTTCAGCCTAAAGATTGAAAAAATGAGATgaaaaatgttataaacttttgTCCCTGTATTGTTGTATATTTTGTGTTCCCTTTTGTCTTGGGGTAggttgttttcaaatttgagaTCAAGTAAATGCATGTGTACGTATATGGAAGTATCAGCATTAATTGTACCCCAAGAATTTTGACAATATTTTTTTCCCTGAAGAATGCTACACCTGCAAGTGAATTAGATGGTGAAGCCTCAGGGACGCCAATGGACGCTGATACCATTGCTGCAGCTGGCAACATGTCCCAAGGTGGAAGTCCAATCCCCGATGAACATCAGAAGCAAAGCTCCGATGCGGATGTGGGTCAAGAGGGAGGTCAGTTGGAAGCAGATGCTGAGGTCGAGGTTGGGGCAGGGATGCTTGATGGTGAGGATGCGGAGGCTGATTTGGATCCAGTTGGTTAGCCCGTTCAAAGTTGGGAGTTTGCATATGTAAGAATGAATATTTGATTGAAAGTAGATGATGTGTTTGGAAATCGTAGATTAGCAACAAAAATTCCGACTAATTTTTGTTATGAGATTGTATGATCGCCGGCCAATGAACCACTCGAAGTTCCGTTTCTTCCGTTAAAAAGGGATTCATGAAAAAAATGGAATATAAAGACGTGTTCCAAGAACAAAAAAGACGCGGCGGAGGGCATCATTGATACGTTGCTTGCGAGTCCTTTGGGCGGTCACAGTCAGCCATGGGAAAAGCAAGCAAATGAAGGCAAATTAAATGCCATTCGGGTTGTTTGATCTTCAAGCTACTTCCTACCGGGTTACATACCACACAAGGATGCATTTCTGCCACAAATTTGTCTTAAACCCCCCGTGACCTTGGTTCATTAATGATCCTTCCATTTTCGGCGCCCTCTCATGTttttctgtttgtgtggttacggttacgtcatgttaacattttatattattatttatttttgtcttattatctctataaaaaaataatataaaatgttgatggaGTTTAACTGTGATCAtacaaaacaggagggcaccggaagtgggagggcagacaatccttatccGGAATCAAGTCCCCACTCCCTAGTACGAGAAAAGCTTCTTCAAGTCTGGAGAAATAACTTTGAAATGAAacttgctttttattttttcgagtactaataacaattccattCGCATCTCTTACTAAAGAATGCTATCCGCTAGtaatttgaagaaaaaggaagagagagaatgcaaatgtgtcttttaaggaaaaaaattaatatttttaacaaGCTTTAATACAATGGTATCATTTACACATCATTAGACTCGACCGTACAACTTATTAGCTAAGAGAAATATCAACAAACAGTATTATTTTGTAACATAGTTGGTAACAAgtttaagaagaaagaaacaatATTAAAGTGTCAAAGATTCGTAACTCAGCTGATTAAGAATAtttttatgagaattttaacgaaaagcatatggtattattcattttaacgaaaaatcatatttttatactaaaaaatcaatcatggtactatttattttatcctttattttgttaatttctttaaaatttaaaattttcaaactcttttaattaattttttctatttttataccCGACTTTTGAATTAGTTTTTTTCACTCGTATTTATTAATTGTGCAGTAAAAGTAAGACAAACAAAACTCGAGATCTTGAACATAAAAAAAAGGTTCGAtcgaaaaaattaaaacaaggaGTACGAATCCGGGTGAGAAGAAACACACACTCCGACACCCACGACAAAACACAAATTTCCTTCCtttcttccaaatttccaattccattttacattttacattttacaaATTTACCGCACAAAATCTAAAACCCTTTTCCCTTTCGGATTTTCTTTCATCCAAAGCTTCACTCCACACCACCAGATTCGTTGATACCCCCCCGTCTGCTCTccgtttgtttcccgagaaagtTTTTCCATGTTCAATTTTATATTGTTCAGATTTGGATTAACTAATGGCCCCTGCTTCCGAGGTTCGTTGACTTAACTTACGATTTTTTCAAtctttgatctttgattatctGGTGGTACAATAGTTCAGATCATTTGATTCGAAATttgacatcttttttttttattattgattcATTGTTTTAGCTCAAATGGGTTgtctttgttttcttggttaattgaattatgATTGTTGATTTTTGAGTAGGAAAATCATGGAGTTGAAATTGGATTTGGAATGTGATGTTTGATTGGGGAAAGTGGAATTCTTGTTGTGTGCTTGATGAGCCAAGATGCTGTTCAAATCTAAGATAAAATGGGTTGCTCTCTTTGTCCTCATTTTATCTTTTGCATCATTGCTTCGGCACATCTCTATAGCAAGATTTTCGACTGTCGATTTAGTCCAGTATAGCGCATTGACCGCATTCCATAACGATTTCGATTCTATCTCTGGGAGGCAGGTGGGATTTTGATTCATTTCTCTGTCCATTATACATGTATTTCGAGTGTATGTTCTTGGTTGTCTTGAtggcttcttttgttttttacaatcATGCAGAGTGTTCCTAATAGGAAGCTATGGGGGCCTGTGAAGACCCTACAGTCTTTTCAGCCTTATGCCAACCCCCGAGGCAACTATCCTGGTGATGATCTTGCCCTTTTTCTTgcatttgtgaattttcttagTTTGTTCGTTTCTGGGTTTATCATATTCTTGCATGATATAGTTTATGAATTTGACAATTTGAACCCATTGGTGAATCCGTTCCCTCGCATGCATGACCAAACACATTTTGTAGTCTCGAAGCTAATGGTAACTGTTATCTTTGTTATACTGAATTTGAATTGAGTTCCCTCATTCTATGTTCTTTTTTGTCACTGGAGTATTTGATAACCTTGAACCATTCATATTTTAGTTGATTGAAtacttttatcttttttacAGTTCCAAATGAACAGAGCAATGGCTTCATTTATGCGAAAATATTTGGTGGATTTGGAAAGATAAGATCTACGGTACGATTTGTCAAATATGTGAAAGTGATTCCGTGATAATTTGTATGTGGTGTTCATAaatctttgttaattttctaGATCTGTGATCTGGTCACCATATCCAGGCTTCTAAATGCTACTCTTGTCATTCCAGACATTCAAGAAAGTACTCGCTCAAAAGGCATCAGGTTCTTTTCTAGTTTGCTACTTCTTTTATGCCAGTTTGCTGCGATCATATGATTCATTGCTTCTtatctcttttgtttttatgaCTTTGCCAGCTCTCGTTTCAAGAGTTTTACATATCTCTACGATGAGGTGCACTTTATAGCATCTCTAAAAAATGACATAGTCATTGTGAAGAGTCTGCCAGATAATCTGAAGGCAGCAAGGAAAAGAAATGAATTCCCTTCTTTTAGACCCAAGAATTCAGCTTCTCCAAATTTTTATATCAAAGAAGTCCTACCAAAGTTCAAGAAAACCAAAGTTATCGGCTTCATCATTGCTGATGGTGGATGTCTGCAGGTAGCTGATTTTCTACTAGTTTAACAGTATAGCCTATTTCAAAATGTCATCTGCTTGAAAAAATATGCATATTCTGTTAACATTTATAACCACATATTGTCGTACTCGTTTTTGCGCTAGAACCGTCACCTATGAACCATTgtttatgaaaataaataaatgttatcTAAGAACCACTCAAACATTCATTCTCTGTCGCTTTCCTATTGGTTCATAGGGATCATTCATTCATATATGATTATGTCAGTAGTGAgtctgttttgtttcttttcactTAGTGATTTTTGTGTTCCAAGCATGCATGCTTGACAATTAAGTTTAAGTGTTGATGCAATATAATCCTATTTTCAGTCAATCCTTCCACCAAACATGGCCGAGTTTCAAAGACTTAGATGCAGGGTTGCCTTCCATGCACTTCAATTCAGGCCAGAAATTCAAATGCTTGGACACAAGATGGTGGAGAGGTATGAATCTAGCAACGCACCTTTTTTCCTGAAGATTTGAATCAATAGAGCGATATTGGTGTTTAGAGAACTTGATTAGTACAGACTGCTCTTAGACCATCTGATGCAagatgtttttaattaaatagatTTTATTTGAAGGTTACGGTTGAGTTGGAAAGATTAGGCAATAGATAGAGTTAACCAGAAGGATGGAGTCAACAGGAGGGGTCGAGTTATGGAGTATGGAAATTTTATCTTTGAAAGTCTTAGGTCTGGCTTTCTACAAATTGGATAGAAGTTTGTATAAGGAAAATGGAAACTATAAGCCTAATGTATATGCCTAGGTTTTCCAAGCAGTCAAAGTGAACACATCCTCTTAAAGAGCTTCAAAGGCCATGTGAAGTTTCCTATAATATCCGCTAGTGTGGTCATATTCTTCTGGGAAGGGGTGAGGTTTTGGTTTTTGCTTAGGGATTCTATCTCATCAGAGTTTAGGGATTATTACTTTCGTATATATTACTAGATTAGAAGGCAGTTATGTGATTATTTTGTATCACAGCTTTTATTTATGTAGCTTCTGTAGATGATGGATCTTTATTGGTTTCCTTATCTtgtttttttgagaagaaatgaTAACACtttatcaaaacaaaaacaagaattaaaaaatagtGCATAAGAAATCCACCATGTAGCAAAGCTAGCTAAGACCTCTCAAATAGATCTGATTACAAGTAACATaacctcaaccaaaatcattttaCCTGGCTTCTGGTGGACCCTGTTCACTTCTTCTAATAATTTACTTCTAATAACTATTTTCCTTCAGTTGATCAATGTGGCTTTTATACTCCAATAGGTTACGTGCATGGGGTCAACCTTTCCTAGCGTATCATCCTGGTTTAGTGAGAGAAACCTTGGCATATCATGGCTGTGCTGAACTTTTTCAGGTAAGATGTTTAAGCCGGTTTTATCTTTGGTAGTTgtgaaaatataaattgttgATCTACATGCTTATAGTTTGTGATAGTATTAGAGTAATAGAACCTAATTTTGAACCACCTCCAATTACGAAATTCCAATATTAAGTTGAGTTCCACATGTTGGTCCTTAGTGATGGAAAGAGGTTCACATGTGACGGGTGTTACAACTTAACATAATTCTGTCCAACACATACACACAGCTTAAACTTTCGGtttacaatatttttcataTCTATAGCTGTTAAGTCTAAGTTAGTGTTAAAACGATTGTTCTCCTTTGTTCCTTGGTTAAATCTGAGTCTGATAAAAATTCAGTTTTGGAGttctcttcctcctcttgaGTACAGGTGGTTTCTACCTTAAACAACTGCAAAATATTAACAGTGTGTCCATTCACTTTCATGGTTATCAAAGTTATCTTGTTAACTTGCTACTTTTCTGTAGGATGTTCACACTGAACTCATACAATATCGAAGGAAACAAATGATTAAAAAGGGCATTGTTCATGAGGAactaagcatagattcacactcGCGTAGAGAAAATGGTTCATGCCCGCTGATGCCTGAAGAGGTAAGCTCAGTACTAATTTCAGATCCAGCTTATGTATTTGTAAATTGTCAGTACTGTTGTGTGGCTTCTAGTCCACTCTGATGCTTCTTTCTCGTGGTCCATTTTTTACCGTTTTTGAAAATTTCACTTTTCAGTGCCATAAGAATGTCTAGAAGATTAGTAGTGAATTTAAGTGCTGGTTGTGAAATTAAGTTTCCTTGGCACTCACTCAACGCTGAATTGATTTGAGCAGTTCAGAAAAAGCAGAACCTCAAGCATacttctttcaatttcacttttaaatattaaatatttacaTTACAATGGGAGTGGAATTTGTGTTTCCAAAAATTTAAGCTCAAGTGATAGGTTTAAGAAACAAGGATGCAGACCAAAAAAAAACAGTAGAGGATGGAATGACACTGAGAATTTAATTAATCCAACACCATCTAATTCATTAAAACAACTTTCGTATTTTAATTACTtcgaaattttttatttcaaaatagaCAAAGAATAAGTAAGGACTGATCCTTTGTAAAGGTATCCACTCAAAATAAGGATATGTGTCACTGTGATTTCTACATTACCTCGTTGATTGGCCTTGACCAAAAGCATAAGATAAGGGAGGGGAGGGAGTAGAAAGAAAGACCCTGGGCTTGAAAACCTTGTATATTATCTCAAGCTTGAGTCCTTATTCCGGGGCTTGACTCAAGCATGTTAATACGTTTGTGAACAAGCTTGTTACTAAGAACCATGGtataaatttgatcttctaCTTATTGCGTCATTTTACAATGTAAAATTTCAGTTTTGGTGGTGCATTGATGTATGGGGTCATCGATgctaattaataaatcaatCTATCTACATTTTCGTGGTTCATTAGCTCATTTATTCTTCTTGAGACTTTCACAGGTTGGAATTCTTCTTCGTTCAATGGGGTATCCTCCTAAAACAATTATATACCTGGCTGGTTCAGAAACATTTGGGGGTCAACGTGTTCTGGTCCCTTTGCGTGCTATGTTTCCCAACTTAGTGGATCGCACTTCCTTGTGCAGCAATAAAGAATTGTCTGATATACTTGGACCTGAAACACCTCTTCCGCAAAATCCATTTCAACCACCTCCAGCAAAAAGCGAGGAACAACTTAAAGAAGAATGGAAGAAGGCCGGTCCTAGGCCTCGGCCTCTTCCTCCACCTCCCGGTAGACCTATCTATCAACATGAAAAAGAAGGCTGGTATGGTTGGATTACTGAGACTGACATCGAACCAGAACTTTCTGCTTTGGATCTGAGAATGCAAGCACATAGACTAATTTGGGATGCTCTTGATTATATTGTCTCTGTGGAAGCAGACACATTCTTTCCTGGTTTTAACAATGATGGCAGTGGATGGCCAGATTTTTCAAGCTTGGTCATGGGACACCGTTTGTATGAGGTTGCTTCTTCTAGAACATACCGACCAGACAggcaagagaaaaacaaaaagaatctaATTCGACTTTTTATATATGATTGGTGATCTTGTTTAACTTTGTGTGTCCTCTTTTCGAACAGGAAAGTTGTAGCACAACTGTTCAACATGACGAGGGACAATGTCTACCATCCCAAGCATAATTGGACACTCTCAGTGCAGGAACATCTTAAGAAAAGCTTAAGTGAGGAAGGCCTAATAGGGCAATCCGTTGTGTCGAAGCCAGCCTTGTTCATTTCACACCCACTCCCCGAATGCTCTTGTAGAATGTCTTCTGCCGATGCTCCAGTTCATGTAAAAGGTCATGATGGCCGAACTGTATATGGAGGCGAAGAAGAGTGCCCGAAGTGGATGAAGCATGGTCAAGAAGTTCCTTTGGATTCAGCTGGGGAAGATGGTAAAGTGGAGGACAATGAATTTTCAGAGTACGGAAGTACCCTGGACGAACAACCAGAATCAAATGACAGTGACAGAACTAATGCTACTCTCTACTCTGATCAGGATGAGGAAATGGACCCGAATGACTAAAGTTGGATCTACATACGATCCAGTTCCTATCTTTGTACTATAACGCGGCATTCAGTTTCCATCGTTTTCTACTAAAATGGAAAGTTTTTGAGGTAGAGATGACATTAACTTCACACAAGACGAGGATCGAGGACAAATCGATGCGCACGCTTGGAGTAAGCCAATCAGAGTTTGTACACCGTTTTACTGATATGTAAGGTTTCTATTCATAGAGAAAGTATTACTTGTTAGATAAGCCACATGTAATTTTCTTGTAGAGAACAAATGACGAGTACACGAAATGATTCATTGCGGTCTCTCAGATAAGTTTTTGTGGATACATTTCATTTCGAAAACAGTTCGCCTTCCGTTTTGGAATCATGCACTTGCTCATTTGTTGGCCAGAATTCGAGCAAAAATATAGCGGATCAAAACACATGTAGCTCACACTGCCGCCtatttgttcaaattttgaacTGCAATGTTACGTAGGAGAGGCTCCTCTCCGGTGCACAGAGATAGAAATCTAGTAGCCTCAACAGCTCCAAATCTAAAGCTGGTTAGATCTAACAGAAGGAAATTCAGGCGGCAGCTGCATGCTTTCTCAGAAGAAAACAAGACTTGAATACAGAGAAAATATCACGTACATACTACTGTAATTTGTATTTCATATAAAAAGTTACACAGCCTCTTTGTTTACgtgcaaaacaaaatttcaaagtaATTTACATCCTACCGAAACCTCCCATCATAATCCTGTAAGTTGATACACATACCAACCCACTCCAGCTTACTGGGTTTCCTCTAGTACTTATTCCGCTGCCCTAACACTCACCGAAATGTGAGAGGTTTACACAAAACATCAGTTTACACATGGATCACTTCTAAATTGCACAACACAAGAAAACCACACTAACAGATTACGTTTATTCGTTACCAGGAACACCTTTATTCATGTAGAATTAAACACAAAGTATGGACCATAGTATAGAGAGGTGAAATGCGCTACCAAAGATTGCTATGCTGCTGCTTCTGTGGGCTTCTCAGCAACAGTGAGGCTTGCACTTTCGGCTTCTGTTATCTGCCTCATGATGTCTGACTTTTTCTCAAGTAGGCCTTGTATTTTGACATTGATCTTCTCTAGCTTCTGTTTCAGCGTACCAACATCACTGCCTTTGTCCTTTTTATCgactttccttttcttctcgcCCTTCTCCCCCTTCTCACCCTTCTCCCCCTTCACTTTTTTCTCTttatctttcttctctttacCCTCCTTTCCTTCATCTCTCTGCGTCTCCTCCTCTACTTCACCCTTTGATTCCTTTACATTTTCTTCAGCGTCAATCTCCCTGGAAGTAACTTCAGCCTTGacctcctcctcatcctcttcatttttgtgtttcttctttttgtcctccttgtctttcttcttcttcccttcttttttGTCATCTTTTTGCTCATcgctcttcttctctttttcatCATCACCGTCCTtgtgtttcttctttttatcgcccttgtctttcttcttctcccctTCTTTTTTATTGCCGTCACCTTTTACCTCATCACTCTTCTCTTTTTCGCCGTCACCACCCTtgtgtttcttctttttatcgtccttgtctttcttcttctccccttcctttttatcattctttttatcGTCCttgtccttcttcttctcccctTCCTTTTTATCATCGTCACCCTTTACCTCAtcactcttcttctctttttcatCATCACCACCCTtgtgtttcttctttttatcgTCCTTTCCTTCATCTTTATGCGTCTCCTCCTCTACTTCCCCCTTAGATTCCTTTACATTTTCTTCAATGTCGATCTCCCTGGAAGTAACTTCAGCAGCCTTGACCTCCTCATCATCCTCTTCATTTTtgtgtttcttctttttgtccTCCTTGTCTTTCTTATTCTTCCCTTCTTTTTTGTTATCGTTTTGCTCATCGCTCTTCTCTTTTTCATCATCACCGTCCTTGTGTTTCTTCATTTTATCgtccttctctttcttcttctctccttttttaTTGTCGTCACCTTTCACCTCATcgctcttcttctctttttcatCATCACCACCCTtgtgtttcttctttttatcatccttgtgtttcttcttctccccttcttttttttcgtaGTCACCCTTTACCTCAtcactcttcttctctttttcatCATCACCCTtgtgtttcttctttttctcatccTCGTCTTtattcttctttccttctttcttatcaTCACCGTCGTTTTCCTCATCCTtgtctttcttctccttcttcttcccttctTTTTCATCATCCACCTTTTCCCCTTCCTCTAAATCTTTACCCTTGTCCTTtttatctttcttctttttctctttttctccccCTTCTATATCATCTTCTTTATCTTCGTTCTTCcccttgttctttttcttcttctctaccTTGTCCTTCTTTTTATCTTCTTCACTCTCTCCCGCTTCAGTgtccttctctttcttcttttccttcttcgttATGTCTTTATCCTTCTTCTTCGATTTCTCCTCATCTGCATCCTTATGTTTATCCTCATCCTTTTCATGTTTCGACTTTTCTTTTACCACTGACTTGGTCTTTAATTCAAGTTCCGCTTCAGTCTTCTCCTCCTTCAGGTTGCCTGGTTCTACATCCTTGGTCTTCATCACCATAAACCGTTGTTCCTTTTGAACCTTTTCAATTTCTTCTCCTTTATATTCAGTTTTGTCTTCCATCTCCAGACAATTTGCCAAAACTCAAAACGTAAAACACTTTCCTCCGAACCCGAGATTCctaaaacaaatgaacggtgCGATCAGTAATCTGGAAACAAATTCagtggattaaaaaaaaaaaaaaaacagaaaagctaAACTTGGTGATGTACAAAACGAAGTAACTAAACAAAAAGTATAAATCCCTTCTGCTTGCTAATACTCGGCACATTGCAGACCATGCTTAAACAATTGGACACTTATAGGTACTTAATCTACACGTTTGACTAATAACGAAAGCCAACAAAACTTACTTTCAGTTCACCATCACAAAACACAGAGTAGAGATTCGGGACAAGGTTATGCATATCTTTGGCAGCAAGCAACAGCCGATAAAGGGCGAAAGAGTGTTCCAAAAGAATCTAGCTCTAGTTAACATTTTGTTGTCATTTTTCGAAATACACAGCCGATACACATGGGCTAAAGATTTCCCCAAACTTGCAAAGGTTCGGAGGATGGAACTCAAACTCTGAGTTCTCTAATTTTAGCCACTTCAATCGACCCCTATTTTGTCCTACACTTAATGGAAAACCTATCACTTTCATCCAACAGAGAGATTTCCACATAAACAGTCAGGATTCTCAAGACACGAACACGATTCCGTTGTAAGGGAAAGCATATCAAATCGATTTATCAAGGGTGATTTGACCACAATTCGATAACGTTTTTCTCCAAATTCCCACGAAGTAATTAAATTGATACAATTGAA
Coding sequences:
- the LOC137713610 gene encoding uncharacterized protein, with the protein product MEDKTEYKGEEIEKVQKEQRFMVMKTKDVEPGNLKEEKTEAELELKTKSVVKEKSKHEKDEDKHKDADEEKSKKKDKDITKKEKKKEKDTEAGESEEDKKKDKVEKKKKNKGKNEDKEDDIEGGEKEKKKKDKKDKGKDLEEGEKVDDEKEGKKKEKKDKDEENDGDDKKEGKKNKDEDEKKKKHKGDDEKEKKSDEVKGDYEKKEGEKKKHKDDKKKKHKGGDDEKEKKSDEQNDNKKEGKNKKDKEDKKKKHKNEEDDEEVKAAEVTSREIDIEENVKESKGEVEEETHKDEGKDDKKKKHKGGDDEKEKKSDEVKGDDDKKEGEKKKDKDDKKNDKKEGEKKKDKDDKKKKHKGGDGEKEKSDEVKGDGNKKEGEKKKDKGDKKKKHKDGDDEKEKKSDEQKDDKKEGKKKKDKEDKKKKHKNEEDEEEVKAEVTSREIDAEENVKESKGEVEEETQRDEGKEGKEKKDKEKKVKGEKGEKGEKGEKKRKVDKKDKGSDVGTLKQKLEKINVKIQGLLEKKSDIMRQITEAESASLTVAEKPTEAAA
- the LOC137713609 gene encoding protein EMBRYO SAC DEVELOPMENT ARREST 30-like, translating into MLFKSKIKWVALFVLILSFASLLRHISIARFSTVDLVQYSALTAFHNDFDSISGRQSVPNRKLWGPVKTLQSFQPYANPRGNYPVPNEQSNGFIYAKIFGGFGKIRSTICDLVTISRLLNATLVIPDIQESTRSKGISSRFKSFTYLYDEVHFIASLKNDIVIVKSLPDNLKAARKRNEFPSFRPKNSASPNFYIKEVLPKFKKTKVIGFIIADGGCLQSILPPNMAEFQRLRCRVAFHALQFRPEIQMLGHKMVERLRAWGQPFLAYHPGLVRETLAYHGCAELFQDVHTELIQYRRKQMIKKGIVHEELSIDSHSRRENGSCPLMPEEVGILLRSMGYPPKTIIYLAGSETFGGQRVLVPLRAMFPNLVDRTSLCSNKELSDILGPETPLPQNPFQPPPAKSEEQLKEEWKKAGPRPRPLPPPPGRPIYQHEKEGWYGWITETDIEPELSALDLRMQAHRLIWDALDYIVSVEADTFFPGFNNDGSGWPDFSSLVMGHRLYEVASSRTYRPDRKVVAQLFNMTRDNVYHPKHNWTLSVQEHLKKSLSEEGLIGQSVVSKPALFISHPLPECSCRMSSADAPVHVKGHDGRTVYGGEEECPKWMKHGQEVPLDSAGEDGKVEDNEFSEYGSTLDEQPESNDSDRTNATLYSDQDEEMDPND